In the Primulina eburnea isolate SZY01 chromosome 15, ASM2296580v1, whole genome shotgun sequence genome, CACTTTATTCGATGTACATATCATATTTGTTTCCTAAAATTTCAAATTGTACTTTAGTCATTCGCtactttttaaaattatgatatgaccTCATATAAATATAATCAATTTCAAACGAAAATATCATCATTCATTAATTTTTACAATTATGTTAttatctttatttaaatatataacaaattaattaaaaaaatattttacacgCAGGAAATTAATAATCGTGGAGACGAATCTGGAAACCAAACAAAGATGTGTAACTTGGGAGAGACCCACTTGCCATTAGGCACACGTTTTTATCCATACACCTATTTTTGCCATATCAATTAGGCTACGTTTGGTACGTGTGATAGGATAAGTAAATGATTAATAACATAGGGATTTAAAAGTAGAGATATATTGATAAATAACATGATGTGATAAAATTTAcggtgtttggtatgattttaatattaCGTATTAATTTTGTACATTAACATAAAATGACCAAAACATCCCCAAATTTTTTTCAACAGCCTAAATCCCAATTATCTCCATGTCTTTTTCTACAAACTCAACCACCACCTCCGCCGCGGCGGATCGGAGCGGAGGCGACCCAATCACGGCCATCCACCCTGATATCATCCAAACCCACATCCTCAACAGACTCGACGGCGCCACTCTCGCCTCAACCCGATTCGCTTCCTCCCAATTCCTTGCCTTATGCGGCGACGATCAATTTTGGCGGCACATCTGCAACTCCACCTGGCCCTCCACCAACGACCCCCTCGTCCTCCGTGCCATCTCCGCCTTCCCCTCGGCCCACCGCTCGTTCTACTCTGACTCCTTTCCCTCCACCACCCACCATCAACATTCGAAGCAACCCCGTTTATCAGACGTCGGAGTTTATCTCCGTCGTTGACATCTACTGCGACGATCAATTGATATACTCGAAAGTATTGGAAACGGAGACCGTATCGAATTGGTTTTTAAGCTTTCCTTTAAGCCTAGAGCTTCTGGACGCGAAGGAGATGGTCCCGACGccattgaaggaagtgaaggaGAGAGAAAGGGGAATTACACGTGAAGGAAGTGAAGAGAGATAAAGGGTATTATGGTAAAATTTACTTTAATCAATAAATGGGATAAATTATCACACCAAATTATCAGTATTATTTGTCCAACAAATTGTAGCTACAGTGCGGGCTTTTTTCCAATTTCACGGGCCTGTATATTTGATCAAAAAACCAACCAAACATTGGATATATGATGATTGCTAACTTATCATGGGCTAATCCTATCTACCAAACAGGGCCTTATAGAATACTAGTTATTGCTTCAAAAagtgaaatcgctcaccttaggcGTCCCTCACCCCCGGCCTGACAGGATTGTGAGAGGATGTAAATTATGGTGACTCAGCCAACTAGCagcagctagaccttatgctacgcCGTGCACAAGGAGCTCCCCCTCATTGGAGGGAATTTAACTCTCACACTGTCGCTTGCGAGGAGACAAATACTAGTTATTTTGTACACGCGATGCGTGTGTGTACAGTTTTTTTTAACATTATTGATGtactaaaatgaaatttgacaaattatggagggattaaattaatatttgaattgtcgaaataaaaaaaaaataaaagtgtttgttgaattttttgaaaa is a window encoding:
- the LOC140814467 gene encoding LOW QUALITY PROTEIN: F-box protein At3g44326-like (The sequence of the model RefSeq protein was modified relative to this genomic sequence to represent the inferred CDS: inserted 2 bases in 1 codon), with protein sequence MSFSTNSTTTSAAADRSGGDPITAIHPDIIQTHILNRLDGATLASTRFASSQFLALCGDDQFWRHICNSTWPSTNDPLVLRAISAFPSAHRSFYSDSFPSTTHHQHSKQPRLXQTSEFISVVDIYCDDQLIYSKVLETETVSNWFLSFPLSLELLDAKEMVPTPLKEVKERERGITREGSEER